The stretch of DNA AATCTGTTGGAGTAATGCCTCTTTTGGAGAATGTTGAATTAACAACATCTTTGCATGAAATTTATACCATTTTCTTTCTCTAGAAAACAATATAAACTCAGATAGCACACTTTCAGTAATATTAGAGGAAACTGCTTTTATAAAGAAATCTTCAGATGATTCGGAATTTTCTACCTTCCCTAACAAATCTTTAAAGATTTCAACATCAGATTCTAACCAATGTAAAATAACTCTTGCATGATCTAAAGTAATTTTAGATAAGAATTCAGATATACTTTTGTATACAAATTCTCCCCACCAATCAAGTTCAGATTCTTGTAAATGTTTTATGATTTTTGAAAAATTATTCTTTTTAGTTTCGCTTACTGAAAAAAGATTATTTTGAAGCCATTTTTTTATAGATACCTTTAAGGCTTCTTCACTTTCATTAAAACTATTTATTTTAAAATGTTTAATAATTAACAAACTAGAGCTATTTCCCTTCTTTAGTAATAAACAAATAGCTTCAACTAGTTTCTTTTTAAACTCTACTCCTTTCTCTTTACTAGGTGAATATTTAGCAACTACTTGCGAAAGAGTATTTAGTTTCTTTAAATCTGTTTCCTCTAAATAGTTTTCAAACGTACTGAGAATTACAGCAACTGTATTTATATCTTCTCTATTAAAAAAAGGTATTCCTATAGCATTTTTAAATAGACGAATTTTTCTTTTTATACCTTCATCACCCGCTAATAATTTTTCTAAAACTCCAGTTAAAGTATAAGCATCATGGATCCTTACAACACAAAAATCTTTACGTAAGAACTTACTTTCAATATTTTTAGGTATTGTTATAAAATTAATCTTGTCTATTGAAATTGCATCTGAATTAAAGTTAATTCCAAAATTCAAATTGTATTTATCTTCTATTGTTAGAATTTTCCAAAAACGAGACACTGCCATTTCAAAATTTTCTTTACCAACCCAAATTATTGTGTTTTGATAGTTAGATAAGTTATTATACCCATTAATAACTTTATTAAATCTAAGATTCAAACTCTCAGGAAAAACAATCTTGCTTTCTACTTCATTTAAATCCAATTGAATTGGTTTAATAACTAAATTTTTATTAATTTCATTTGGTAAGTATTTAAACAACAAACTAATGTCATATATTAATTCTATATCTTTTTTTTGAATAATTAATACATGCGAAAATTTTCTACCTGGTCTAACCTCTAAAGATTCATCTGAAAAAGTTTTCATCAGTAAAAAAAAATCACCTTGCAAAAAACCTCGTATTGTTGGATTCAAAGGTACATTACCCGTTTGGTCTGGTAAATCTGCTTTAAAAGCTATACTATCAGCCAAAAAGAGATCTACTAGTGTTGTTTTTAACGAACCCCACGCCTTATTATACTCTCCACATAAAGATTGATGTATTGTTATTATACTCACTCTAATACTTCTATTAATAGTTCTGTAATGTCTTTATTTTTTTGACCATTTTCTTTTATATAAAAGCCAAAACTTTCAGCTCCTTCTATTTCGTATTTTTCCTTATTTTCTAGTTCACTTAAAGAACAACCTAAAGCTGATAATCCTAGTACTTTTAAACGACTTTGATCCCAATTAGTTTCTATAAAGTTAAGTAATAAAGGTACGCTTTCTTTGAGTTCATCAATAGGAGTTTTTTCCGTATTTAACTCATCCCAACAAGTTAAAACTATCGCTAGCTTAACTTTTGACATTTTAAAATGATAATCATGCTCTTTATGATGTAATATTATTTGCATTAATTCAATCAAAGAGGATTGATCCGATATAAAATAAGAATCTTCTTCTGTTATTTCCCTATCTTTTCTATGATTTTCCGTCATTGTCAAATGGCTTAAATCTGTAGCTTTATTAAGACTAGAAAGCCGAATAAAAAACATCCAATTATTACTAGATTTTATTGCTCTTATCCATGCTCTATTAACAGTTCTTGTTGAAACAATCTTATTTACTTGTTCTCCACCATAATCTGGACAAACTAAATCAAAATTTTCATCACCAAAATTAATTGGCAATTTCATTTGAATATTTTTTTCTGTGGGTGTTGCTTCTGGTTCATTTCCCATAGCAAGAGCAGCTTTATCATCAATAATTGGTGATAAATCATCTATTCCTTTCTCATCTAATTTTAACTTACTTTTTCTTTGACGTAATTTAGAATATAGCTGAGTTACAAAAACTGTTTTTGAAGAATCTGGTTTACCTATTATTAATAGTTGTTTAGTCATTACCTTTATAATTAAGAAATAAATCATTTTTATCTACTCTATCTACGAGAAGCTTTGTACTTGATGTTTTTTCGATTCGCTCCAATAACCAATCAACGACAGCAATATTATTTTTATGCACTACCTCATCAGGATCTTCCTTAGAAAAGTTACTTATATCTATCTCTATATAATTGTATTGGCTAAATTGGTCATTTAGCTCATCCTCTAAAGATTCTTTTATTCTAGGATGTACATCATCTTTCTTATCTGATTTTGACCAAACTGCAACAAGAGGTCGATTTCCTAAATTTCTTTTCAAGTTTTCAGCTAAATCAATAATTTCTATCTTAGCTAAATTTTTGCGTTTAATTAAATCTTCACAATCAATAAATAAAATGAAAGCATCTGAATTTAGATATATTTTTTGTGCATTCTCTGCATTTTCTGCATTACGTTTTTTAGCCCACCACGTGAAGACTTCACCAGAAGCATCTGAAAAAAGAATGTCTTTTAATTGACCTTTGTTCTTATCTTTTAAAGCTATATGAAGTAATCTATGATACTCAGATGGAGTAGGGTTAGGAAAAGCAACCTTATTCTGTTGAATATTAAGCGTATGGTATAACCTATCCCAAGCAATAATTGTTTGGGTTCCAGCAAATTCAAATTTACGAAATTTTTCACCTCTGAGTAATAATGTATAAAGCATAGCTAAAAAGGTTGTTTTACCAGCATTAGCTTTACCTATAATGCCAATGAAATAAGGACTACTCCTTCTACTTATTACATCTATTTGATCATATAAAAACGCTTCTCCCGTCCAAGGTAAATCAGTCTTTCGTTTTCGAACAACCTTATTTTCTTTATTTTCTTTTCTAGGGTTATTTTTTAGCCAATGATCACATTTATTTTTATAGTCTTTTTTTATATCATGACAATCAACTGCAGGTGCAGCACAATTAGGATTTGAGCATGTATTCTCCATTTTGTCTTTATTTTATTACAATTTTAATGCTTGTATATCATGAAAAATCCATTTAGTCAATTCTGACAATTCTATTTCTACTTCTCCTGAAATGCCAACAATTTCTTCAATTTGATTAGGTTTATATTTATCCCAAAGTATCCCTTTAACAAAATCAAGAAGAGAGCCTCTTGATACTTCTAATCCAGATTCAGGAAATAACGATTTAAGGTTTATTGCAGATTCTTTTAACTCTTTCATAAAATCTAATATTTTTATTTTAGAGCTTGGTCTATTTAAACTATTATGCGTTTCTCTTAAAAAGAAATCAACACTTGTAGGAAAAATAGTAGGAATGAAGTCAGAATAATCTTTAGCTAATAACAACTGTAAAACGCCATCATTTTGACCTCTATAACTGTTATTTATTGAAGTTGAATAACAAGCTTCTTTCCACCACAATAATTGTGTTCTAAGTGTTTTTCTATGTCTAGAAATATCTGTATTTAATTTTGATAGTAATTTATTTACTGCTTCTTGAAACTCTGTTTGATTAGCTAGAAGTTCATTATGTTGTTTAGTAAAAGCTTCATTAATTAAATCCGCAATAGTTTCACTAGATTTTTCAGAAAAAAATGTTGCCCAAACAGCATTATTCGCAGCTGGTATCTGTGGATTTTCTCCATCTTCTGAATGTCCAGTATGAATTGATGCAGCCTTTAAACCACTCAATAATTCTTCTTCATTAATCTGAATCTTAGATAAATTTTTAATTTCAACTACTAACCTATATATTTCATCATCTGCAGGCAAGGACCATTTCTTAACGGCTTCTTCTTCTGTCCTTTTCCCTAAGCCTAAAAGAAAATTATTAGTTAACTTTCTTTCTTTTTCTTTAAGTTCAAAATATTGCTGAATATTCCTTCCTGATAACCAAATAAGGGAAGCTATATCAATCTCTTTTCCAAGATTTTTAAGTGCTTCTAACATCACAACTCGAATATAAGTTATAGGAGTATCGTGTGTGTGTGCAATAAATGTATTCCAGTGCTTTACTATTACTTTTTTTGTTTCTTCTACATTAAGATTGTCAGGAGGCACATTAGGATCTAGAGCTGTTGATACATAAGATATTATCTTCGTATTACTTTTTTTTATTCTTTTCGCTAAATCAACAGCTGACTTTTTAAGCTTCTCAAAATGGGTATCTTCCTTTATTGAAAGTAAACCACTATTCATAAATTCTTCCAACATGAGTATTTATAATTTGTATTATTCAGATATTCAATTTATTTCTTCAAAAAATAATTTCTTGAGTTGTTTTAGTTTTAATTGCTACTATTGCTGTGTTCCTGTTATAATTACACTACATTCTGTTCAGTAATGTAAGAGTCAATTTCGAAACTCTCTTAATTCATCTGCTTAAGTTTTAAGAGTTTTTTCATAAAAAACAATTACAAAACACATAAACGAATATTTAAAAACATCAAAAAACAATGTATAAAACAAATCATCTATATAACCCAATGTAGATAAATATCCATACACAACAAAAAAATATAAACAGTTTTTAATTTTCACATTATTGATAAAAACAATAAAGTTTGCATAAAAAATCAACTATATTATTTAAGTAAAAAACTTTAATGTGCGTGTTTATTAATAATCAATAGTGTTAAAAACACTAAAATCATTCATTTTTTCACACCTTGTCAAATATCTAGGTTCACCCCATAAAAATCATCTCTCTCATAAATACTTCCATAGTTTTGTTTTTTAAAGCCATAATATCTAACCTAATAACATACTCCTTCTTCTAGAAAAAGAGAGCTTTTTTGTTCCATTTTAACACCCCAAATAAAGCACACTTCCCATTCTATACTCATTTACAAAATACATTACTCATACTTCTATATGATACATTTTAAAATTTGCAAAAATTTAGATATTACAACATGAAAATAATTTCAGCATATACCTATAACCTCTCCCAAAATTAAAGTACCAACTCAGTACCCAAAACCCAACAAAAATTCTATCTTACTAAGGTACACAACAATATAAAAGACGACTTTAATCTTGTCCTGGGCACTATTTACACCTACATAGGTTGACATAAAGAGATAACAAACCTAGCATTCATCGCTGTTTTAGCTATTTTGTTATCTCTTTTCTTTTTGTTACCCGTTTTTAGAATGCTTTTTGCTAAGCTTATCTAAAAAAGAGATCCGCATAATACAATTTACCATCATTTTTAATGTTAAGAAGATTGGTAGAATGATTAAATTCCGTAAAATTATCACTAGTCCACTAGATTTCATCTTCTTCAGAATAGTTTTCAACAACATCCCAAAAAGCATTTCGAACCGCTATTGTATTTTCTAAGTTTTCCTTCCAGCATTCAGAAAAAAGAACAAGCCTATCAGCTTCTCTAGGTGGCATTTTATAAACCTTCGTTAGAGCAACTACTGTATCCCTTTGGGAGGTTCCCTGCTCTTTGAGTTTAATAATACAATCTTGGGGAGTAGTTCCTTTTTCTAATTGATCTTTTGCAAATTGAAGAATTTGTTCTGCAATCATTTGGATATACTTTGTTTTAAGTGACAAAAAGATTAACTCTTTTATTTGGGTTAAGGCACCTAAAAAAATTAGTTGTACACTTACAATCCCCCATTTTAAGTCAATTACTTGCTTTTTTATTCTTTAGCAGACGCTTCTAAATCAAGCCAAGATTTCAAGGGCTCTTGAATTCCATTTTCACTAAGCCATATTAAAAATGGTTCAGCATCTAACAAAGGAGCATCTTCTTTCCAAGCATCAATTCTTATCCAATCTCCCCCATACACAAGTCTAATTTTTTTTCTTCTCCCCCAAGAATTTACAATAACAAATGTCCACAAAGGTAACGTCATAAGAGCTCCTGAAACCTCCTCGCTTATTTTAAAAAAGTTAGCAATTTTAGCTATTTCAGTTTCTGATTTGATAATTAATAGCGTCTTGTCCTTTACAAAACCACTTCCTTGCCCCTTTGGCAATTTCCCACGCTCTTTTATAAGTATCTTTTTACAGTTTCGAAATACCTTATCTAAGTTTTTTTGACTGGGTGTTTTACGAAAAAACAACTGAATACGAAATATTAGTTCTTCAAAATAATTCATATAATTTTTATTTTTCGCTATCTATTTACTTAAGTAACTCAGTAGAACTGAAGGATTCTAAATTTAAATTACTAACTTCTAAGAAAAAGCATTGAAAAACCCTTCTTTCCCATTTTTTCGTCATTCTATCTGAACCATGATAAAGCAAAGGTTTAAACAGAACTATATCGCCTTGATTCGCATCAATAAATACTGACATCTTTTTATCAAAAGTACTATTTTTTCCATTTAGGTGACTTTTAGGAATAACTTTTATTGCTCCAGTATTTTTATCATTCCTATCTAGGTTTACCCTAACCCAAAATCCGTTTTTCAACCAAGCCTCAATTTCTTTTGCATTCAAGTTCAGATAAGAAGGCAGGTTTGTATCTTGGTGAAATTGTAAGGGCCAATTTTTTTTCTCTGTCTTTTCTAAATAAAAGCAATAGGGAGTCATTTTGCAATTGAATCCTCTTGAGTTTAATGTTGACTCTATGGCTTTAAAGTAATGTCTAATTTTTTCTGAGCTTCCAAATACATTTTTTCGAATTGAAACGGGTTGTTCTTTAAACTGATTGGAAATATTTTGAAAAGACGTTATAGTTGACAAACTTAGCAAATTTTCAAGGATTTGAAATCCATTTTCTTTTAGCGAGTCTTGATCTATATTTTTCATTTTAAAGAGCATTTTTGGTACTTCATAATATACCTTTTCTATATCTATAAATGTAGTTGTCTAACAACAATATTAATATTTACTTACCACCCTCTATTGTAGTCAAGTTGTTTATTAAACGCAGCCATTTTTATTTTTTCCAGCTCAGGAGACTCCTCTATATTTGAGGTGACCACTTCCGTTATTTTTGTTAGGTATTCTTGTTTAAGATATTGATTCCACAATAATCTATCCCCATAATAAATAATTTGCTTAATATTAAGCATTAATAATACTTCGTGGATTTTTTAGTTTTTCGATAAAAAACATAAAAAAACATCCTACATCAGATTGACTATCAGTATTTTAACCTTTTAAGACAATAAAAAACATCTTACTGATAATCAATCTAATGCGATTTTCCCACGAAGTAATGTATTAGTAGATGCCTCCTTAAATTTTTCCCAATCTTCATCAATTGAGTTCTGATCTTTTATTCTCAATTTCCACAAATAATATTGGATAAGCCCCACCGTTATCATAGTCATTCCAAAAGTTAATAACAAGATTATCATATTATCCATAAGGCATTTATTTTTATTTGCTGAAATGGTTATTGCTAAATTTTTTTCATCACCATTTTTATAACCAATATGCTTAGTTACTAAGTTCCTGAGTATCGAAGTTCTTTAAAATCATTTTGGAGGGAGTCGGGCGGAGCGGATAATACTACAGCATAGATCCATGTTTCTAAACAAAACCTGAAAAAAGTTGCTAGGCCTTTAGTTTTTTAACCGTTTACTTCATATATTAAAAATAAACACAATAAGTTAGTGTGCTTAGTAAGTAGTTGACAACAATTTGGAAAATGACTGAGACAACGAATAAACTTGAACAATTATTAAAAAGGGGATTGACATTTTTAGCTCAAGCTTCAGAGCTGGAAATGAGCCGAAAAGCATCTATTAAAACATGGTCAAAAAAAGAAATTTTAGGCCATCTAATTGATTCTGGGATTAATAATCTTCAGAGATTTACAGAAATTCAGTTTGAAAACAAGCCGTATCGAATCAGAAAATATAATCAAGATGAATTAGTTAAAGCTAATGATTATCAAAATTCTGAGACCAAAGAAATTGTTGAACTTTGGAATTCCATCAACAATCGAATTTTGAGTTTAATAAAAAAACAAACGGAAAAAACGCTGAATTATAAAATTGAATTGGAAAAAAATACTTACTCTGATTTGAGATTTCTAATGAAAGACTATGTTGAGCATTTAGAACATCATCTAAAACAAATCATGCCATAAAAACGGTTGCCAACAATGATCTTTTTGTAAAAAAGCTCATCAAGCAGCAACCCCACGCCTAAGCTCTGCCAAACCATAAAAATGCTGAAAAAACAACATCCAACTTCTCCCCCCAAAAAACAACCTTCAAGAATAAATTTTCTATTCTATAAACAATAGACTTTCTCTACCGATAATTTTTGTAAAAATTAAAATGGGGGCAGCTTTTATCTATTTTTAGGTCGCTTTGCTCTTAGAAATCAGATATGGCTAGAAAAAGCCCATTCTGTCAAATTTAAAAAACCATCGTGTAGAGTATAATAGACTAATTCACTCCTACAATAAAAATCATTCAGGCAGTATTATATGCCTATTTACATCGCAAAAAGGCATTTCACACACAATTATCTTAAAAAAAATGAATCGGGCAACGGAAATGCTTTTGGAGCACAATAGCTATTCCAGTTTAAATTGAGAGATATTATCCTGTAATTGATTTGCAATATTCGTTAAATCTTCACTTGTGGCAGTAACTTCATTCATGCCTTGGCTGAGAATTAATCCAGAGCCTGCGATTTGTGAGGTTCCTGTTGCTGTTTCTTCAGCGACTACTACTATGTCTCCAATATTTTTGACACTTGCATTAATGTCCCCTTTTTGACGAGCAGTTGCTTCCAAAATATCTTTGGACAAAAGAAAGGTATCATTACTTCCTTTTTCAATTTTTTCGAATACATTTTCGGCTTCTTTGGAGGCAACCGTTCCATTTTTCACATTAGAGGTCATTGCCTTTATTTCTTGTGCGGCATTGGCAATGTCTTTTTGCACTTCACCAATAACTCTTTCAATATCAATGGCAGACTTACGAGAGTCTTTTGCTAATTTTCGAATTTCTTCAGCAACAACGGCAAAACCTCGACCAGCATTTCCTGCTCTTCCTGCTTCAATAGCAGCATTTAGCGCCAATAAGTTGGTTTGTCTAGCAATATCCGTTATGACACTTAAAGCAATAGCAATTTTGTCTGAGCGCTTGGATAAAACGATGATAGAATCAGAAGTACGATCAGCAGACACCTGAATTTCTTTCATATTTTTCACAACTACCCTAACAGCCTCTAAGCCTTCTATAGAGTTCTTTTGCCCTTCTTCTGCGGCATTGTTAATCCGTTCCGATTTTTTTGCCACAATCCCTGATGAATCCAGTACCCCTTCCATTAGTTTGTTTACTTCATCCGTTTGTTGGGCTTGTTGCTGAGCCCCTTCTGCCATTTGTTGGATTGCAGCCGCTACTTCCTGAGTTGTGTTTTTCATTTCCTCTCCCCTGACCAACATCTCTTCAGAAGAACTGGCGAGTAAATTGGCGATACTAGTAGTATCTTTTAGTTGCCTATTAAGACTGCCAATCATCTTAGAAAGCGCTTTCAATATGGTAGAAAATTCATCGTTACCATCGTCATCTACCTTTGTAGCCAAATCGCCCTTGGTAACTCTCGATATCGAATCTACTAGTACTGTCATTCTCTTTGTCAAAACATTGATAATAAGCCATAAAATCCCTCCGCCTAAGATTATAGTAAATAAGGCTCCAAAAATGGCGATCTGTTGGGAATAAGCGGCTGAATTCTGTGCATCTTTAGAGCGTTTTTCCATCAATTTTTCTTCTGCATCTGTAAACTCCTGAATCAGTTTTCTTATCCTATCCATGTATACCTTCCCTTCTCCTCCTGATGAAATGGATAATAAGCTTGCCAAGCTTGCGTTTTCAGTTAATAACCTCCGCTTATTAATATAAACCTTTGCAACATTCTCCATCCAAGACTTTGCTTCACTCTTTACCGATTCTAATCTGGTAACCTGATCAGGATTATCGCTAACCAAGGTTATTGTTTCTTTTATTAATTTATTAAATTGCTCTTGCCCGCTGTTATAAGGCTCTAAGTACTTTTCTTGTCCTGTCATCAAAAAACCTCTCATTCCAGTTTCTTGATCCACCATAAAGCTGGCTAAAGAATTGCCACTATGAATTGCATCATGAGTGTGTTCTACCCAATTAGAAGTTAAAACCAATGATTTTACACTAAAATACATCACCATTAATATAGTTAGCATTAGCAGTAATATAGTACCATTACCAAGTATGAGTTTTTTTTTAAAGTTCATAGCTATAAAGTGTTTTTCATGTTTTGCTGAAATTTTAGCATAAAAAATACCATCCCATTCGTCCGAGAACTCTATTAAAATAACTATTATTTATAGTTTTTATTAATAAAAATCATATAAGTTTTTAACAATTTATTCCATAAAAAACAAATTCGTTATTTTTAAATATGTAATACATAAAATGTCAGCCACCTACCTATACATGGGTCATAGAGCGGTCTATATTTAAAATCTTCATAAACTAATTCAACATAAAGTCGGAAAAAATCACAAGGCGAAATGCTTTTTTAATTTCAAGCAACTTTGTTTAGATCGTACAAAATATTTCATGCTCTCAAAAAAAATGGTTGCCCTTATATATAAGCATATAAAGGCAACCACAAATTCAAAGTTGGTCGTAATATGGTACTAAGATTATTACAACTCTTCTAGCATCTTATCCAACTCCTCTGTTGATGTTTTAATATTTTGAACCGTTTCATCCAGTGCTTCATTTTCTGACTCTAAAGTTTTAGTTTCTTCGATCAATTCTTCAGAAACTTGAGATTCTGCTTCGGTGTTGTCACCACTACCACAACTTGCAAAAATGACGGTAAAAAAGATTAGTGTTATTAAGTATTTCATACTATTATTTTTTAGTAGGTGTTATTTTGATTTTTGCGTAATTTTTTTTCCTTTTTTTAATTCTTCTTGAAGTTCAGCAGCTTTTTCTTCGATCAAGGCAATTTTATCCTTTTTAGCTGTGTACTCCTCCTGCGTTAATTTTTTATCGGTAAAATCCTTTTCCAATTGTTCCTTAGCAGCGGCAATTTTATCTTTTGCTTTCGTTACCGTATCTTCTCCTTTTTGGATAGAAGTTTTTGCTTCCTTTTTCTTTGTTTCATTTTTTAGTTTTGCCTCCGCAGCTCTAGCTTGACCAAACTCTTTACCAGAAAGATCACCTTTGTTTTTTCCATAGGCATGCCCTTTTCCTTTTTCTGCCACCTTGTCTTTTTTCTCGCTGTGGTTACCATTTTCTTTGTGCTCTTTTTCCT from Aureispira anguillae encodes:
- a CDS encoding GAP1-N1 domain-containing protein gives rise to the protein MSIITIHQSLCGEYNKAWGSLKTTLVDLFLADSIAFKADLPDQTGNVPLNPTIRGFLQGDFFLLMKTFSDESLEVRPGRKFSHVLIIQKKDIELIYDISLLFKYLPNEINKNLVIKPIQLDLNEVESKIVFPESLNLRFNKVINGYNNLSNYQNTIIWVGKENFEMAVSRFWKILTIEDKYNLNFGINFNSDAISIDKINFITIPKNIESKFLRKDFCVVRIHDAYTLTGVLEKLLAGDEGIKRKIRLFKNAIGIPFFNREDINTVAVILSTFENYLEETDLKKLNTLSQVVAKYSPSKEKGVEFKKKLVEAICLLLKKGNSSSLLIIKHFKINSFNESEEALKVSIKKWLQNNLFSVSETKKNNFSKIIKHLQESELDWWGEFVYKSISEFLSKITLDHARVILHWLESDVEIFKDLLGKVENSESSEDFFIKAVSSNITESVLSEFILFSRERKWYKFHAKMLLIQHSPKEALLQQIVYEEKTSIKGLELILKKMKPQEILEFTINNKDDRLIRISGKLCFESPNLLEKIEFNNSIWREIWLYSIGIGNSIDDGFKNPKEKIFDLFDFLISLDSMKPTLVNIIKESKYINLLDYTKRETFLEKLPHYERSKFLRETAIGWFEALNANPSLKFPDDGLLLEYIKKIGVKEYLKNNTKNISIVLPLFKKFPFILKDKLVSYLEDYKYNLNSIDAIDLGEFIKRTKNKKAAYVVYKKLRKNSLSLNNNWRYVITECAELLDMWYYYSLVYLNLLNPISMDENEWWKATEEVFTMLYPTPLKLSTLWKKAGGDEADLLISGTTRDAWEDALTNLKNKKYPNITIESLLEQMKKDYKNNDKVNIINNLRKEYL
- a CDS encoding TRAFAC clade GTPase domain-containing protein; the protein is MTKQLLIIGKPDSSKTVFVTQLYSKLRQRKSKLKLDEKGIDDLSPIIDDKAALAMGNEPEATPTEKNIQMKLPINFGDENFDLVCPDYGGEQVNKIVSTRTVNRAWIRAIKSSNNWMFFIRLSSLNKATDLSHLTMTENHRKDREITEEDSYFISDQSSLIELMQIILHHKEHDYHFKMSKVKLAIVLTCWDELNTEKTPIDELKESVPLLLNFIETNWDQSRLKVLGLSALGCSLSELENKEKYEIEGAESFGFYIKENGQKNKDITELLIEVLE
- a CDS encoding TRAFAC clade GTPase domain-containing protein, encoding MENTCSNPNCAAPAVDCHDIKKDYKNKCDHWLKNNPRKENKENKVVRKRKTDLPWTGEAFLYDQIDVISRRSSPYFIGIIGKANAGKTTFLAMLYTLLLRGEKFRKFEFAGTQTIIAWDRLYHTLNIQQNKVAFPNPTPSEYHRLLHIALKDKNKGQLKDILFSDASGEVFTWWAKKRNAENAENAQKIYLNSDAFILFIDCEDLIKRKNLAKIEIIDLAENLKRNLGNRPLVAVWSKSDKKDDVHPRIKESLEDELNDQFSQYNYIEIDISNFSKEDPDEVVHKNNIAVVDWLLERIEKTSSTKLLVDRVDKNDLFLNYKGND
- a CDS encoding GTPase-associated system all-helical protein GASH, which codes for MLEEFMNSGLLSIKEDTHFEKLKKSAVDLAKRIKKSNTKIISYVSTALDPNVPPDNLNVEETKKVIVKHWNTFIAHTHDTPITYIRVVMLEALKNLGKEIDIASLIWLSGRNIQQYFELKEKERKLTNNFLLGLGKRTEEEAVKKWSLPADDEIYRLVVEIKNLSKIQINEEELLSGLKAASIHTGHSEDGENPQIPAANNAVWATFFSEKSSETIADLINEAFTKQHNELLANQTEFQEAVNKLLSKLNTDISRHRKTLRTQLLWWKEACYSTSINNSYRGQNDGVLQLLLAKDYSDFIPTIFPTSVDFFLRETHNSLNRPSSKIKILDFMKELKESAINLKSLFPESGLEVSRGSLLDFVKGILWDKYKPNQIEEIVGISGEVEIELSELTKWIFHDIQALKL
- a CDS encoding phytanoyl-CoA dioxygenase family protein, coding for MKNIDQDSLKENGFQILENLLSLSTITSFQNISNQFKEQPVSIRKNVFGSSEKIRHYFKAIESTLNSRGFNCKMTPYCFYLEKTEKKNWPLQFHQDTNLPSYLNLNAKEIEAWLKNGFWVRVNLDRNDKNTGAIKVIPKSHLNGKNSTFDKKMSVFIDANQGDIVLFKPLLYHGSDRMTKKWERRVFQCFFLEVSNLNLESFSSTELLK
- a CDS encoding DinB family protein, which encodes MTETTNKLEQLLKRGLTFLAQASELEMSRKASIKTWSKKEILGHLIDSGINNLQRFTEIQFENKPYRIRKYNQDELVKANDYQNSETKEIVELWNSINNRILSLIKKQTEKTLNYKIELEKNTYSDLRFLMKDYVEHLEHHLKQIMP
- a CDS encoding methyl-accepting chemotaxis protein, yielding MNFKKKLILGNGTILLLMLTILMVMYFSVKSLVLTSNWVEHTHDAIHSGNSLASFMVDQETGMRGFLMTGQEKYLEPYNSGQEQFNKLIKETITLVSDNPDQVTRLESVKSEAKSWMENVAKVYINKRRLLTENASLASLLSISSGGEGKVYMDRIRKLIQEFTDAEEKLMEKRSKDAQNSAAYSQQIAIFGALFTIILGGGILWLIINVLTKRMTVLVDSISRVTKGDLATKVDDDGNDEFSTILKALSKMIGSLNRQLKDTTSIANLLASSSEEMLVRGEEMKNTTQEVAAAIQQMAEGAQQQAQQTDEVNKLMEGVLDSSGIVAKKSERINNAAEEGQKNSIEGLEAVRVVVKNMKEIQVSADRTSDSIIVLSKRSDKIAIALSVITDIARQTNLLALNAAIEAGRAGNAGRGFAVVAEEIRKLAKDSRKSAIDIERVIGEVQKDIANAAQEIKAMTSNVKNGTVASKEAENVFEKIEKGSNDTFLLSKDILEATARQKGDINASVKNIGDIVVVAEETATGTSQIAGSGLILSQGMNEVTATSEDLTNIANQLQDNISQFKLE